One window from the genome of Spiractinospora alimapuensis encodes:
- a CDS encoding methylated-DNA--[protein]-cysteine S-methyltransferase: MHSTRSEEESDLLAVLEATHGTASSPPAQVSRPVTPERSYPVVVGVAETPVGFLSVAVTNRGVAACTFDPEEVLTARLARTVSARIGTCDRRLDPVRRQLNRYFDGQSVSFSLTLDLRLVSDFGRAVLRATRDIPYGGVTTHESIAERIGRPEALRAVRNSLLTNPLCVLLPCHRAVSVDYPHDVGEYAGGHAAKRYLLSLEERADPPVTLEPTTV, encoded by the coding sequence GTGCACAGCACGCGCAGCGAGGAAGAGTCGGACCTCCTCGCCGTCCTGGAAGCCACTCACGGCACGGCGTCGTCGCCCCCCGCGCAGGTCAGTAGGCCGGTCACTCCCGAACGGAGCTATCCCGTGGTCGTCGGGGTGGCGGAGACCCCGGTGGGGTTCCTGTCCGTCGCGGTGACCAACCGCGGCGTCGCGGCGTGTACGTTCGACCCGGAGGAGGTACTGACGGCACGTCTCGCTCGGACCGTGTCCGCCCGGATCGGCACCTGCGACCGTCGCCTGGACCCCGTCCGCCGTCAGTTGAACCGGTACTTCGACGGGCAGTCCGTCTCGTTCTCGCTCACGCTTGACCTACGTCTGGTCAGCGACTTCGGTCGCGCGGTCCTGCGAGCTACCCGGGACATCCCCTACGGCGGGGTGACGACGCACGAGTCGATCGCGGAACGCATCGGCCGACCGGAGGCACTTCGCGCGGTGCGCAACTCGCTGCTGACCAACCCGCTGTGTGTTCTACTGCCGTGCCACCGGGCCGTGTCGGTGGACTATCCGCACGACGTCGGGGAGTACGCGGGCGGCCATGCGGCGAAGCGCTACCTGCTGAGCTTGGAGGAACGCGCGGATCCTCCCGTCACCCTGGAACCCACCACGGTGTGA
- a CDS encoding rhodanese-like domain-containing protein — protein MHQTPEIDAASVPEDGFLLDVREDVEWNAGHAPHAVHVPLGQLAARVSDVPQDRDVYVVCRSGGRSAQATDALNDAGWRATNVAGGMKAWEMSGRAMTSENGNDPQVA, from the coding sequence ATGCACCAAACGCCGGAGATCGACGCAGCCTCCGTACCGGAGGACGGGTTCCTTCTCGATGTGCGTGAGGACGTGGAGTGGAACGCGGGGCATGCCCCACACGCCGTGCACGTCCCGCTCGGTCAGCTCGCCGCGCGCGTCAGCGACGTTCCACAGGACCGCGATGTCTATGTGGTGTGCCGCTCCGGCGGACGCTCGGCACAGGCTACCGACGCGCTCAACGACGCCGGATGGCGGGCCACCAATGTCGCCGGCGGAATGAAGGCATGGGAGATGTCCGGGCGTGCCATGACCTCCGAGAACGGCAACGATCCTCAGGTCGCCTGA
- a CDS encoding SSI family serine proteinase inhibitor: MRNKHSISAWHLLLSAVLSGLLLTACGDDGTEVAPEDADPAETEAEDSTEDGGDAEDAGGEADTELTVVVTLDPEGEELPDEEREPAEWTLTCGPEGGDHPDPEAACADLEDLDLEEVEEAGGDEPCTMIYGGNAQATVSGHIGETEVDLEFDRTDGCEIHRWDVMGTVLDA, encoded by the coding sequence ATGCGGAACAAACATTCGATCTCTGCCTGGCATCTCCTCTTGTCGGCGGTCCTGTCCGGTCTGCTGCTCACCGCCTGTGGTGACGACGGCACCGAGGTCGCTCCCGAGGACGCCGACCCGGCGGAGACCGAGGCGGAGGACTCGACCGAGGACGGCGGTGACGCCGAGGACGCCGGCGGCGAGGCCGACACCGAACTGACCGTCGTCGTGACGCTCGACCCGGAGGGGGAGGAGCTGCCGGACGAGGAGCGTGAACCGGCGGAGTGGACTCTCACCTGTGGTCCGGAGGGTGGGGACCATCCGGACCCTGAGGCCGCTTGTGCGGATCTGGAGGACCTTGACCTGGAGGAGGTCGAGGAGGCGGGCGGTGACGAACCGTGCACCATGATCTACGGCGGTAACGCCCAGGCGACCGTTTCCGGCCACATCGGCGAAACCGAGGTTGACCTGGAGTTCGACCGTACCGACGGCTGTGAGATCCACCGCTGGGACGTGATGGGGACCGTTCTGGACGCGTAG
- a CDS encoding FhaA domain-containing protein: protein MGVLQRFERRLEGIVEGGFAWAFKSELQPVEVASAVQREMDERAAIVAKGRTLVPNDFVVELSAPDKERLEVYSDNLGEELAKLAREYASEQEYSFVGPVRVRFDQAEDLKTGRFRIRSGVIRGSTVEGGEIRQPTSDHPQSASGIRGNPRLLLASMDDPSGAAERGAQQSFELATQVTLLGRGNDCDLRLVDNGVSRHHAEIRVDDNEAVLVDLGSTNGTFVNGQQAERPIQLVDGTRVTLGRTIMTFRRD from the coding sequence GTGGGAGTGCTCCAACGCTTCGAGCGCAGACTTGAGGGCATAGTCGAGGGAGGCTTCGCCTGGGCGTTCAAGTCGGAGCTTCAGCCCGTCGAGGTGGCGAGTGCGGTCCAGCGTGAGATGGACGAGCGCGCGGCCATCGTCGCCAAGGGTCGGACGTTGGTTCCCAACGATTTCGTTGTGGAGTTGTCGGCTCCGGACAAGGAACGTCTCGAGGTGTACTCGGACAACTTGGGTGAGGAGTTGGCGAAGCTCGCGCGTGAGTACGCGAGTGAGCAGGAGTACTCCTTCGTTGGCCCGGTCCGGGTACGGTTTGACCAGGCGGAGGACCTCAAGACGGGTCGGTTCCGGATTCGTTCTGGCGTGATCCGGGGGTCCACGGTCGAGGGCGGCGAGATTCGCCAGCCGACGTCGGACCATCCGCAGAGCGCCTCGGGGATCCGGGGTAACCCGCGGTTGTTGTTGGCGTCGATGGACGATCCGTCGGGCGCGGCGGAGCGCGGGGCTCAGCAGTCGTTCGAGTTGGCGACTCAGGTCACGTTGCTGGGGCGCGGCAACGACTGTGATCTCCGGTTGGTGGACAACGGTGTTTCACGTCACCACGCGGAGATCCGGGTGGACGACAACGAGGCCGTGTTGGTGGACCTGGGGTCCACGAACGGCACGTTCGTGAACGGCCAGCAGGCGGAACGACCGATTCAGCTTGTGGATGGCACGCGTGTGACTTTGGGACGCACGATCATGACCTTCCGCCGGGACTAA
- a CDS encoding FHA domain-containing protein FhaB/FipA — translation MTDLTLMAFKLAFLAVLWLFVLMAVGVIRTDLFGSPRGKAQQARPAAGEPKRRASGSSRGRRKEPRALVVTQGPLTGTTLDLTSQPIVIGRAQDATLVINDDYASGRHARIYPDNGRWIVEDLGSTNGTYLGNQRLTRAVPLTVGQPIRIGKTVLELRK, via the coding sequence ATGACCGACCTCACCCTCATGGCGTTCAAGCTCGCGTTTCTCGCGGTGCTTTGGTTGTTCGTCCTCATGGCGGTCGGTGTGATCAGAACCGACCTGTTCGGTTCGCCACGCGGCAAGGCCCAGCAGGCACGGCCGGCCGCGGGGGAGCCCAAGCGCCGGGCGTCAGGTTCCTCCCGCGGACGCCGGAAGGAGCCTCGTGCTCTCGTCGTCACCCAGGGCCCTCTCACCGGCACGACCCTCGATCTGACCTCTCAGCCGATTGTGATCGGGCGCGCTCAGGATGCCACTCTCGTCATCAACGACGACTACGCGTCGGGCCGCCACGCGCGGATCTATCCCGACAACGGCCGTTGGATCGTCGAGGACCTGGGATCCACGAATGGCACCTATCTCGGTAACCAGCGCTTGACCCGGGCGGTTCCTTTGACTGTCGGGCAACCAATCCGTATCGGCAAGACCGTCCTGGAACTACGCAAATGA
- a CDS encoding Stp1/IreP family PP2C-type Ser/Thr phosphatase, whose amino-acid sequence MTIALRYAAYSDVGHLREGNEDSGYAGPHLLAVADGMGGYEGGEIASSIAISALQPLDGDTLGSEMVEVLRSALDQANQAIAQQVVENARLENMGTTITAMLWSGSRFALIHVGDSRAYRLRDGEFGQITHDHTLVQTLVDEGKITEEEVATHPQRSLILRALNGQGEVDPDIQVSEAQVGDRFLLCSDGLSGVVSKDTIGETLSTEENLDAAARRLIDLANRGGGPDNITAVLAEVVDTARDPKHIPTNSVVVGAADQRREPPMIPDTPAGRAQGLSRSSSDTAEMDPIRDVPDEGDAEPEYRTYRWWPMVLGFVVVLALVLGGAYYFGKQWLDNQYFIGPDDDETNIAVYRGINSTVLGISLAYDPVDTGIPLDHLPDQDQARVSETINFDSREAADDRVEELRSTAEGCAADPGSCGIDPPSDADTEAPAPQRDSEAPGEQ is encoded by the coding sequence ATGACCATTGCACTCCGTTACGCGGCATACTCCGATGTCGGACACCTCCGCGAAGGCAACGAAGATTCCGGTTACGCGGGGCCCCACCTGCTCGCGGTCGCCGACGGCATGGGGGGTTACGAGGGTGGCGAGATCGCGAGCTCGATCGCGATCTCCGCGCTGCAACCACTGGACGGCGACACGCTTGGCAGCGAGATGGTCGAGGTCCTGCGTAGCGCCCTGGACCAGGCGAACCAGGCGATCGCCCAGCAGGTGGTGGAGAACGCCCGGTTGGAGAACATGGGAACCACGATCACGGCAATGCTGTGGTCGGGTTCCCGTTTCGCGTTGATCCACGTCGGGGACTCGCGCGCCTACCGGTTGCGCGACGGCGAGTTCGGGCAGATCACGCACGACCACACTCTGGTGCAGACCCTCGTCGACGAGGGCAAGATCACCGAAGAGGAGGTCGCGACCCACCCGCAGCGGTCCCTCATCCTGCGCGCGCTGAACGGCCAGGGCGAGGTCGACCCGGACATCCAGGTGAGCGAGGCCCAGGTCGGGGACCGGTTCCTGCTCTGTTCGGACGGCCTGTCCGGGGTGGTGAGCAAGGACACGATCGGCGAGACGCTCAGCACCGAGGAGAACCTCGACGCGGCGGCGCGGCGCCTGATCGACCTCGCGAACCGTGGCGGTGGGCCCGACAACATCACCGCCGTTCTCGCCGAGGTGGTGGACACGGCCCGGGATCCGAAGCACATCCCGACGAACTCGGTCGTGGTGGGGGCCGCCGACCAGCGGCGCGAACCCCCGATGATCCCGGACACACCCGCCGGGCGCGCCCAGGGACTCTCCCGGTCCAGCTCCGACACCGCGGAGATGGACCCGATCCGCGACGTCCCCGACGAGGGCGACGCGGAGCCGGAGTATCGGACCTACCGCTGGTGGCCGATGGTGCTGGGATTCGTCGTCGTGCTGGCCCTGGTGTTGGGTGGCGCCTACTACTTCGGCAAGCAGTGGCTGGACAACCAGTACTTCATCGGCCCGGATGACGACGAGACGAATATCGCCGTCTACCGCGGCATCAATTCCACGGTGCTTGGTATTAGCCTGGCGTACGACCCCGTGGACACGGGCATCCCCCTCGATCACCTGCCGGACCAGGACCAGGCCCGGGTGAGCGAGACGATCAACTTCGACAGTCGTGAGGCCGCGGACGACCGCGTGGAGGAGCTGCGCTCCACCGCCGAGGGTTGTGCGGCCGATCCTGGTTCCTGCGGCATCGATCCGCCTTCCGACGCTGACACTGAGGCCCCGGCACCGCAGCGCGACTCCGAGGCTCCTGGGGAGCAGTAG
- a CDS encoding FtsW/RodA/SpoVE family cell cycle protein, translating to MSDTAPVTLPPVKRRNAELTILGVALGISLFAYISAGLALNGSVPPGLFGYGLTFCGLSLATHFAMRWLAPYADPLILPCAVFLNGLGLAMVWRLNQGEAGDHAGVGTQLIWTALGQVVCLAILFFLKEPRHLQRYPYLLAAGAIFLLLLPVVPGLGIERFGAQRWIGFGGFTLQPSEFAKIALVLFLSGYLVQKRDVLSLASRRLLRIGPVTLLTLPRMRDMGPMVVGWSISILILVATTDLGTSLMLFGTFLAMIYVATQRSSWVIIGLTLFMGGATLAWFLFSHIQLRANIWLNAFDDELMNSDSHQLVQGLFAMAEGGLLGTGLGSGSPDTIFAADSDFILVSFAEELGLTGLMAILLVIFLLVERGLRVALASRELFAKMVATGLSFLIAFQVFVVLGGVSRVIPLTGMTTPFMSAGGTSLLASWVIVAILLRLSDNARKPAPVAIQNEGMTQVISR from the coding sequence ATGAGCGACACCGCACCGGTCACCCTTCCGCCGGTCAAGCGGCGCAACGCTGAGCTGACGATCCTCGGGGTCGCGCTCGGGATTTCGCTGTTCGCCTACATCTCCGCGGGCCTCGCGCTGAACGGGTCCGTCCCGCCGGGGCTGTTCGGCTATGGGTTGACGTTCTGCGGTCTGTCCCTGGCCACGCATTTCGCGATGCGGTGGCTGGCCCCCTACGCCGACCCGCTGATCCTCCCTTGCGCCGTGTTCCTGAACGGTCTCGGCCTTGCGATGGTGTGGCGCCTCAACCAGGGCGAGGCGGGCGACCACGCGGGTGTCGGCACCCAGTTGATCTGGACGGCGCTCGGTCAGGTCGTGTGTCTGGCCATCCTGTTCTTTCTGAAGGAACCGCGCCACCTCCAGCGCTACCCCTACCTGCTGGCCGCGGGCGCGATCTTCCTGCTGCTCCTCCCCGTGGTCCCCGGACTGGGCATCGAACGATTCGGCGCCCAGCGGTGGATCGGCTTCGGGGGCTTCACGCTGCAGCCGTCGGAGTTCGCGAAGATCGCCTTGGTGCTGTTCCTCTCGGGCTACCTGGTGCAGAAGCGGGACGTCCTGTCCCTGGCGAGCCGCCGGTTGCTACGCATCGGCCCGGTCACGCTCCTCACCCTGCCCCGGATGCGCGACATGGGTCCGATGGTGGTCGGCTGGTCGATCTCGATCCTGATCCTGGTGGCGACCACCGACCTCGGAACCTCCCTGATGCTGTTCGGGACCTTCCTCGCCATGATCTACGTGGCGACGCAACGGTCGTCCTGGGTCATCATCGGGCTCACCCTGTTCATGGGGGGTGCCACGCTCGCGTGGTTCCTCTTCAGCCACATCCAGCTGCGCGCGAACATCTGGCTCAACGCCTTCGACGACGAGCTGATGAACTCCGACAGCCACCAACTGGTGCAGGGCCTGTTCGCCATGGCCGAGGGTGGACTGCTCGGTACCGGGTTGGGGAGTGGCTCCCCGGACACCATCTTCGCCGCGGACTCCGACTTCATCCTCGTCTCCTTCGCCGAGGAGCTCGGCCTCACCGGCCTCATGGCGATCCTGTTGGTCATCTTCCTGCTGGTGGAGCGCGGCCTCCGGGTGGCGCTGGCCTCCCGCGAACTCTTCGCGAAGATGGTCGCCACCGGCCTCTCGTTCCTCATCGCCTTCCAGGTGTTCGTCGTTCTGGGTGGGGTCAGCCGGGTGATCCCGCTGACCGGTATGACCACGCCGTTCATGTCCGCCGGAGGTACGTCCCTGCTGGCGAGCTGGGTCATCGTCGCGATCCTGTTGCGTCTGAGCGACAACGCGCGTAAGCCCGCACCGGTCGCCATCCAGAACGAAGGAATGACGCAGGTGATCTCTCGATGA
- a CDS encoding peptidoglycan D,D-transpeptidase FtsI family protein — protein MNKPIRRLSLFIMVLFGVLLLNVNYIQAIKADDLRNHSRNPHNIARQLNMERGPILAANSEQLAFSEETGEDAAYEYRRVYEDSEYFSHITGFMVLGNRTGIERYENSLLDGSDSRLFVRNFIDTLTGVESQGASVELTLNPDAQRAALDGLREQGGQGAAVALDPTTGAIIAAASLPTYDANELVTENGGVNADYEAELVDEDSDQPLLFRALNERYPPGSTYKVVTAAAALENGYSPDTTSEGPETLEQPEGGPPLPNSFGTACAGGNPTLAKSLEISCNTSFANIALDLGAEVMYDQATAFGFNQEGLETPLPVTESLSPNESGSPNALLNSGIGQGNLEATPLQMAMVAAGVANGGDVMEPYLVERVQGPDLSEIESASPSVYSSAMSGGTASDLTDMMVGVTEGPEATGSAAQIPGMQVAGKTGTAQAGTDQENHAWFISFAPADDPEVAVAVVIEHGGGSGGTNAAPVARNIMEAVLQE, from the coding sequence ATGAACAAGCCGATCCGTCGCCTCTCGCTGTTCATCATGGTCCTGTTCGGCGTGCTGCTACTCAACGTCAACTACATCCAGGCGATCAAGGCCGACGACCTGCGCAACCACAGTCGGAACCCGCACAACATCGCCCGGCAGCTCAATATGGAACGCGGGCCGATCCTCGCCGCGAACAGCGAGCAGCTCGCCTTCTCCGAGGAGACCGGCGAGGACGCGGCCTACGAGTACCGGCGGGTGTACGAGGACTCGGAGTACTTCTCCCACATCACCGGCTTCATGGTGCTGGGCAACCGCACCGGCATCGAGCGCTACGAGAACTCGTTGCTGGACGGGTCGGACAGCCGCCTGTTCGTCCGCAACTTCATCGACACGCTCACCGGAGTCGAGAGCCAGGGCGCCAGCGTGGAGCTGACGTTGAACCCCGACGCGCAGCGCGCCGCGTTGGACGGCCTGCGGGAGCAGGGTGGGCAGGGCGCCGCCGTCGCGCTCGACCCGACGACCGGCGCCATCATAGCCGCCGCGTCCCTGCCGACCTACGACGCCAACGAACTGGTCACGGAGAACGGCGGCGTCAACGCCGACTACGAGGCGGAGCTCGTCGACGAGGATTCCGACCAACCACTCCTGTTCCGAGCGCTCAACGAGCGGTATCCTCCGGGGTCCACCTACAAGGTCGTGACCGCGGCCGCGGCACTGGAGAACGGCTACAGCCCGGACACGACGTCGGAGGGCCCGGAGACGTTGGAGCAGCCTGAGGGCGGTCCGCCGCTGCCGAACTCCTTCGGTACCGCGTGCGCGGGGGGTAACCCCACCCTGGCGAAGTCGTTGGAGATCTCGTGTAACACGTCGTTCGCGAACATCGCCCTCGACCTCGGAGCTGAGGTGATGTACGACCAGGCGACGGCGTTCGGCTTCAACCAGGAGGGTCTGGAGACCCCGCTTCCCGTCACGGAGAGCCTCTCCCCCAACGAGTCCGGCAGTCCGAACGCGCTGCTCAACTCTGGTATCGGGCAGGGCAACCTGGAGGCGACGCCACTGCAGATGGCCATGGTGGCCGCCGGCGTGGCCAACGGGGGAGACGTCATGGAGCCCTATCTGGTCGAGCGGGTGCAGGGTCCCGACCTCTCCGAGATCGAGTCCGCAAGCCCGTCCGTTTACTCTTCCGCGATGAGTGGGGGGACAGCGAGCGATCTCACTGACATGATGGTTGGTGTCACGGAGGGTCCGGAAGCGACGGGCAGCGCCGCTCAGATTCCGGGAATGCAGGTCGCCGGCAAGACCGGTACCGCACAGGCGGGCACGGACCAAGAGAACCACGCCTGGTTCATCTCCTTCGCGCCCGCCGACGACCCTGAGGTCGCCGTCGCCGTCGTCATCGAGCATGGTGGCGGGTCAGGCGGCACGAACGCGGCTCCGGTCGCCAGAAACATCATGGAAGCGGTTCTCCAGGAATGA
- a CDS encoding serine/threonine-protein kinase yields the protein MSDGEDASGPTEERQGTLLSSRYELVELIGSGGMGEVWRANDSLLNREVAVKLLHARHMADRVSRERFRTEGRITAVLSHPGIAQVFDYGEQDDIAFLVMEFIPGEPLSAILDRYANGLEPPMVVDIIVQVARALGAAHARGVVHRDLKPGNLMVTGDGTVKLTDFGIARGNESLGLTQTGMVMGTAQYISPEQASGSPATPASDLYALGVVAYECLSGSPPFHADSPLALALAHVRDTPPPLPDHLPVELRDLVDSLLRKTPEDRPGTSAEVIAMAQGLPSDPTRLGGAATSVMSQVPTSATPVQGDAVGDAPTMVSTGAKGTTSTQPNPPIDAAAEDDGDGSVRLADKPGSGMSRRSRILMVAIAAVAVLAIGTVALSQLLNGSGDDGQVDGGTEPSPSPIRESTESSPTDDPEPEPELEEPPPAPDPGYQDDGSGGGGTQYPEPTHSYSEPPPADPTTDPTEGEVDPEPDPDPGGEDPPPDTGGGNGPDQE from the coding sequence ATGAGCGACGGCGAGGACGCAAGCGGCCCCACTGAGGAGAGACAGGGAACTCTCCTCAGTTCGCGCTACGAGCTGGTAGAGCTCATTGGTAGCGGCGGTATGGGCGAAGTGTGGCGCGCCAACGACAGCCTGCTCAACCGCGAGGTCGCGGTGAAGCTGCTGCACGCGCGCCACATGGCCGACCGCGTGTCGCGAGAGCGGTTCCGAACCGAGGGCCGGATCACCGCCGTCCTGTCCCACCCGGGGATCGCCCAGGTCTTCGACTACGGCGAGCAGGACGACATCGCGTTCCTGGTCATGGAGTTCATCCCGGGCGAACCGTTGTCCGCCATCCTCGACCGCTACGCCAACGGCCTGGAGCCTCCGATGGTGGTCGACATCATCGTCCAGGTCGCCCGGGCCCTGGGGGCGGCCCACGCGCGCGGGGTGGTCCACCGCGATCTCAAGCCCGGCAACCTGATGGTCACGGGGGACGGGACCGTCAAGCTCACGGACTTCGGAATCGCGCGCGGAAACGAGTCTCTGGGCCTGACCCAGACCGGAATGGTCATGGGGACGGCGCAGTACATCTCACCCGAACAGGCGTCGGGCTCGCCAGCCACGCCCGCCTCCGACCTCTACGCCTTGGGCGTCGTCGCCTACGAGTGCCTGTCGGGGAGCCCACCCTTCCACGCGGACTCCCCCCTGGCACTCGCGCTCGCCCACGTCCGTGACACCCCTCCGCCACTCCCCGACCACCTGCCCGTCGAACTGCGGGACCTGGTGGACTCGCTGCTGCGCAAGACCCCGGAGGATCGCCCCGGCACCAGCGCCGAGGTGATCGCGATGGCACAGGGGCTCCCGTCCGACCCCACCCGGTTGGGCGGAGCCGCGACGTCCGTCATGTCCCAGGTGCCCACCTCCGCGACGCCCGTCCAGGGTGACGCCGTGGGTGACGCGCCCACCATGGTTTCCACCGGCGCGAAGGGCACGACGTCCACCCAGCCCAACCCGCCGATCGACGCCGCAGCGGAAGACGACGGCGACGGCTCCGTTAGGCTTGCCGACAAGCCTGGTTCGGGTATGAGTCGCCGCTCGCGCATCCTGATGGTCGCGATCGCCGCCGTGGCGGTGCTCGCGATCGGAACGGTGGCGCTGAGCCAGCTCTTGAACGGAAGTGGTGACGATGGCCAGGTTGACGGAGGAACGGAACCGAGCCCGAGTCCCATTCGCGAGAGCACGGAAAGCTCACCGACCGACGACCCCGAACCAGAGCCCGAACTCGAGGAACCGCCACCCGCGCCCGACCCCGGTTACCAGGACGACGGGAGCGGCGGCGGGGGCACCCAGTATCCCGAACCCACCCACAGCTACAGTGAACCTCCCCCCGCCGACCCCACCACGGATCCGACCGAGGGTGAGGTCGACCCCGAGCCAGATCCCGATCCGGGAGGCGAGGATCCACCACCGGACACCGGAGGTGGGAACGGTCCCGACCAAGAGTAG
- the pknB gene encoding Stk1 family PASTA domain-containing Ser/Thr kinase gives MSQPRLLGGRYQLEGVVGQGGMAEVYRGRDIRLDRVVAVKTLRHDMARDQTFQARFRREAQSAASLNHASIVAVYDTGEDTLDGVSIPFIVMEYVDGRTVKELIDDGRRLLPERAMEITEGVLRALEYSHRNGIVHRDIKPANVMLTKQAEVKVMDFGIARSTDESQVTMTQTAQVIGTAQYLSPEQARGERVDSRSDIYSTGCLLYELLTGQPPFTGDTPVSIAYQHVREDPVPPTHLDPEVPQWMEAIVLRAMAKDPGQRYQTAEDMRNDIQRGLSGMPTSAAMAPAGGTTMLPPVQDDDEYDDRKGGGGKKALWVLLVLAVLAALIFLGWLFLRNGVNDVSVPDVEGMEQSAAEQHLSDAGLTNVVVEEQADSEIDEGDAIGTEPQAGASVAEDSEVTLLVSTGADEVDVPDVVGLTESEAQQELQDADLEVGQTTTEPTQDAEPGEVMRTTPAAGDTVETGSTVDLVIADEPDDVEVPDVMGLSEQEAINALSNVALEGSTQTEVDNDADEGSVVRQNPEPGSALPPGSTVTITIAEHNEDDDDDDDDNNGNNGNGNGNDPSIPWPPGDDEDFPWPRGRGGDND, from the coding sequence ATGTCTCAGCCACGGCTACTCGGCGGCCGCTACCAACTCGAAGGGGTGGTTGGTCAGGGTGGCATGGCCGAGGTCTACCGGGGGCGTGACATCCGGCTGGACCGGGTGGTCGCCGTCAAGACGTTGCGCCACGACATGGCCCGGGACCAGACCTTCCAGGCGCGTTTCCGCCGCGAGGCCCAGTCCGCGGCGTCCCTGAACCATGCCTCGATCGTCGCCGTGTACGACACCGGCGAGGACACCCTCGACGGTGTGTCGATTCCCTTCATCGTGATGGAGTACGTCGACGGTCGTACGGTCAAGGAGCTCATCGACGACGGCCGGCGGCTCCTGCCGGAACGCGCGATGGAGATCACCGAAGGCGTGCTGCGGGCGCTGGAGTACAGCCACCGCAACGGGATCGTGCACCGGGACATCAAGCCGGCGAACGTCATGCTCACCAAGCAGGCCGAAGTCAAGGTGATGGACTTCGGTATCGCTCGGTCGACCGACGAGAGCCAAGTGACGATGACCCAGACCGCCCAGGTCATCGGCACCGCGCAGTACCTGTCGCCGGAGCAGGCCCGGGGCGAACGGGTGGACTCGCGCAGCGACATCTACTCCACCGGCTGTCTGCTCTACGAACTGCTCACCGGGCAACCCCCGTTCACGGGTGACACCCCGGTCTCCATCGCCTACCAGCACGTGCGTGAGGACCCGGTTCCGCCGACGCACCTGGACCCCGAGGTCCCGCAGTGGATGGAGGCGATCGTCCTCCGGGCGATGGCCAAGGATCCGGGACAGCGGTACCAGACCGCCGAGGACATGCGTAACGACATCCAGCGTGGGCTGTCGGGGATGCCGACCTCCGCCGCGATGGCGCCGGCCGGCGGCACGACGATGCTGCCTCCCGTGCAGGATGACGACGAGTACGACGACCGCAAGGGCGGGGGCGGTAAGAAGGCGCTGTGGGTCCTCCTGGTCCTCGCGGTGTTGGCCGCCCTGATCTTTCTTGGTTGGCTCTTCCTGCGAAACGGGGTCAACGACGTGTCGGTGCCCGATGTGGAGGGGATGGAGCAGTCCGCCGCGGAACAGCACCTCTCCGACGCGGGTCTCACGAACGTGGTGGTGGAGGAGCAGGCGGACTCCGAGATCGATGAGGGCGACGCCATCGGCACGGAGCCGCAGGCGGGAGCCTCGGTCGCCGAGGACTCCGAGGTCACCCTGTTGGTCTCCACCGGCGCCGACGAGGTCGACGTCCCTGACGTGGTCGGGTTGACGGAGAGTGAGGCCCAGCAGGAACTGCAGGACGCCGACCTCGAGGTGGGCCAGACCACGACCGAGCCGACCCAGGACGCCGAACCCGGTGAGGTGATGCGGACGACTCCGGCGGCGGGGGACACCGTAGAGACCGGCTCCACGGTCGACCTGGTGATCGCGGATGAACCTGACGACGTCGAGGTGCCCGACGTGATGGGCCTCAGCGAGCAGGAGGCCATCAACGCCCTCAGCAACGTCGCCCTGGAGGGGTCGACGCAGACCGAGGTCGACAACGACGCCGACGAAGGGTCCGTCGTCCGGCAGAACCCGGAGCCCGGCAGCGCTCTGCCGCCTGGTTCCACGGTCACCATCACCATCGCCGAGCACAACGAGGACGATGATGATGACGACGATGACAACAACGGAAACAACGGGAACGGGAACGGCAACGACCCGTCCATCCCCTGGCCGCCGGGCGACGATGAGGACTTTCCCTGGCCGCGGGGGCGGGGCGGCGACAACGACTGA
- a CDS encoding cell division protein CrgA has product MPKSRNDRKSRKAVYTPPPKTDAPKVSPKWLVPTMLGCGIIGILWLAVYYVTAGQLPLMVELGPWNLAVGFSFFIVAVALSTRWH; this is encoded by the coding sequence GTGCCCAAGTCCCGGAACGACCGCAAGTCGCGTAAGGCCGTGTACACGCCGCCGCCCAAGACGGACGCACCGAAGGTCAGCCCCAAGTGGTTGGTGCCCACGATGTTGGGCTGCGGGATCATCGGCATCCTGTGGCTGGCGGTCTACTACGTGACCGCGGGGCAGCTTCCGTTGATGGTGGAGTTGGGTCCGTGGAACCTCGCCGTGGGCTTCAGTTTCTTCATCGTCGCCGTGGCGTTGTCCACACGCTGGCACTGA